Proteins encoded by one window of Mycoplasma capricolum subsp. capricolum ATCC 27343:
- a CDS encoding MG406 family protein, translating to MLKQTFLDKQLRKALIFNTVWWFILIIVFIVLSIIKTLNWINLISLVIAYFCSYIAIFLLFLTKLLIIKYQNPYLIYLMFLLRIGIYVIPLFIALLLSDENIFSYLGILIGYSSNLAIPFFIHKRLEKKGGA from the coding sequence ATGTTAAAGCAAACTTTTTTAGATAAACAACTAAGAAAAGCTTTAATATTTAATACTGTTTGATGATTCATACTTATTATTGTTTTTATAGTATTATCAATAATCAAAACGCTAAATTGGATTAATTTAATAAGTTTAGTTATTGCTTATTTTTGCTCATATATAGCAATATTTTTATTGTTTTTAACTAAATTATTAATTATAAAATATCAAAATCCTTATTTAATTTATTTAATGTTCCTTTTAAGAATAGGTATATATGTTATTCCACTTTTTATTGCTTTATTATTAAGTGATGAAAATATTTTTAGTTATTTAGGTATTTTAATTGGTTATAGTTCAAATCTAGCAATACCATTTTTTATACATAAAAGACTAGAAAAGAAAGGAGGGGCTTAA
- a CDS encoding F0F1 ATP synthase subunit A gives MKLVTFASIKDNLTTWNKFNGILISILLVVIIVCTISIIYNKKVRNYNIDDKMPGFLVLVNVFVASVENIVVSILGKKYQKLTPYIMYLFAYIFIGCLLSILGLEAQGTSFTVTLSMGMVTFIMIYYFGIKYQKLAFFKRFRNPVELFTQFTPLISISFRLFGNLIGGSIILGLLYGLLIGFQLSWGVNNIQVDGMTRWASYAIWNPELVENGYLKQYEFWWAGLNLFTTPIMPFLHMYFDLFSGVIQSTVFAMLTLSYWSAQIDDNAKKTDLIEQVKEEITNKYQ, from the coding sequence ATGAAACTAGTAACTTTTGCATCAATAAAAGATAATTTAACTACTTGAAATAAATTTAATGGAATTTTAATATCAATCTTATTAGTTGTTATTATAGTTTGTACAATTTCAATTATTTATAATAAAAAAGTTAGAAATTATAATATTGATGATAAAATGCCAGGCTTTTTAGTACTAGTAAATGTTTTTGTAGCAAGTGTTGAAAATATAGTAGTTTCAATATTAGGTAAAAAATATCAAAAACTTACACCTTATATAATGTACTTATTTGCATATATTTTTATAGGGTGTCTTCTTTCAATATTAGGTCTTGAAGCGCAAGGAACTTCTTTTACAGTTACTTTATCTATGGGAATGGTAACTTTTATAATGATTTATTATTTTGGTATTAAATATCAAAAACTGGCTTTTTTTAAAAGATTTAGAAATCCAGTTGAATTATTTACTCAATTTACACCACTAATTTCTATTTCATTTCGTTTATTTGGTAATCTAATTGGTGGATCTATTATTTTAGGTTTATTATATGGATTATTAATTGGTTTTCAATTAAGCTGAGGTGTAAATAATATTCAAGTTGATGGAATGACAAGATGAGCCTCATATGCAATTTGAAATCCTGAATTAGTTGAAAATGGTTATTTAAAACAATATGAATTTTGATGAGCAGGCCTAAATTTATTTACAACACCAATTATGCCTTTTTTACATATGTATTTTGATTTGTTTAGTGGTGTAATTCAATCAACAGTTTTTGCAATGTTAACACTTTCATATTGATCTGCACAAATTGATGATAATGCAAAGAAAACTGATTTAATTGAACAAGTTAAAGAAGAAATAACTAATAAATATCAATAA
- the atpA gene encoding F0F1 ATP synthase subunit alpha, producing MSFNIKEISEMIEKQIRNYNKEVVQTEQGTVVSVGDGIALIYGLDNAIMGELLLFSNNVYGMVLNLEEGAVGSVILGDETLIREGDIVKRTNKVVETPVGDALLGRVIDALGQPIDNLGPIDFTKTRPVERVATSVMARKSVSQPLETGILAIDSAIPIGKGQRELIIGDRQTGKTAIAIDAIINQKNRNVKCIYVAIGQKDSTIVQVVEKFKKYGAMDYTVVVNAGASQPASLQYLSPYTGITIAEEWMESGNDVLIVYDDLTKHAVSYREMSLLLRRPPGREAYPGDVFYLHSRLLERAARVNENYGGGSITALPIIETQAGDISAYIPTNVISITDGQIFLSSELFNQGVRPAVDIGPSVSRVGSAAQIKSIKQVSGTLKLELAQYYELESFAKFGSDLDETTKATLDQGAKIIQMLIQKQFNPLEQVDQAILLLTIKSHLLKWLPLDSIYNFKHEILSHFKNDQQAAKLRKKLDEQKTFDDQLQKEILKQAQKVVLKITKNIKEYKPEAFGNITEYQNLGK from the coding sequence ATGAGTTTTAATATCAAAGAAATCTCTGAGATGATAGAAAAACAGATAAGAAATTATAATAAAGAAGTAGTTCAAACTGAACAAGGAACAGTTGTTAGTGTTGGAGATGGAATTGCACTAATTTATGGATTAGATAATGCAATTATGGGAGAGTTGCTATTATTTTCAAATAATGTTTATGGAATGGTTTTAAATTTAGAAGAAGGAGCTGTTGGTTCTGTTATTTTAGGTGATGAAACTTTAATTAGAGAAGGAGATATAGTAAAAAGAACTAATAAAGTTGTTGAAACTCCAGTTGGTGATGCTTTATTAGGACGTGTTATTGATGCTCTAGGTCAACCAATTGATAATCTAGGACCAATTGATTTTACTAAAACTAGACCTGTTGAAAGAGTTGCAACTTCAGTTATGGCTCGTAAATCTGTTTCACAACCATTAGAAACTGGAATTTTAGCAATTGATTCAGCAATTCCAATTGGAAAAGGGCAACGTGAATTGATTATTGGTGATCGTCAAACAGGAAAAACTGCTATTGCAATTGATGCTATTATTAATCAAAAAAATAGAAATGTTAAGTGCATTTATGTTGCAATTGGTCAAAAAGACTCAACTATTGTTCAAGTTGTTGAAAAATTTAAAAAATATGGAGCAATGGATTACACAGTAGTTGTTAATGCAGGAGCAAGTCAACCAGCTTCTTTACAATATTTATCTCCATACACAGGAATAACTATTGCTGAAGAATGAATGGAAAGTGGAAATGATGTTTTAATAGTGTATGATGATTTAACAAAACATGCAGTAAGTTATCGTGAAATGTCATTACTATTAAGAAGACCACCAGGTAGAGAAGCTTATCCCGGTGATGTTTTTTACTTACATTCAAGATTATTAGAACGTGCTGCTAGAGTAAATGAAAACTATGGTGGTGGTTCTATTACTGCTTTACCAATTATTGAAACTCAAGCTGGAGATATTTCTGCTTATATTCCAACAAATGTTATTTCAATTACTGATGGACAAATCTTTTTATCAAGTGAACTATTTAATCAAGGTGTTAGACCTGCAGTTGATATTGGTCCTTCAGTTTCAAGAGTTGGATCTGCTGCTCAAATTAAATCAATTAAACAAGTATCTGGAACTTTAAAACTAGAATTAGCTCAGTATTATGAACTAGAATCATTTGCTAAATTTGGATCTGATTTAGATGAAACAACTAAAGCTACTTTAGATCAAGGTGCAAAAATTATTCAAATGCTAATTCAAAAACAATTTAATCCATTAGAGCAAGTTGACCAAGCAATTTTATTATTAACTATTAAATCACACTTATTAAAATGATTACCACTAGATAGTATTTATAACTTTAAACACGAAATTTTGTCACATTTTAAAAATGACCAACAAGCAGCTAAACTTCGCAAAAAATTAGATGAACAAAAGACTTTTGATGATCAATTACAAAAAGAAATTTTAAAGCAAGCTCAAAAAGTAGTTTTAAAAATAACCAAAAATATTAAAGAATATAAACCTGAAGCATTTGGTAATATTACAGAATATCAAAATCTAGGAAAATAG
- a CDS encoding F0F1 ATP synthase subunit delta, translating into MILKDSTINNYATALFNIAVKEKLVDDYIIQVDALIQSLSDKDDFNKLVSFSNKQEKQDAILIIEKTFAPFEFDIYLINALKILVENQLFINTRMILKALYKKLLDYKNIVLGVVYSTEKLTKTQLSAIKKKISNKVNKKVELVNKIDPTLIGGIKVNVQGKVFDGSIKAKLEALKKQMNT; encoded by the coding sequence ATGATTTTAAAAGACAGTACAATAAATAATTATGCAACTGCTTTATTTAACATTGCTGTTAAAGAAAAGTTAGTTGATGATTATATTATTCAAGTTGATGCTTTAATTCAAAGTTTATCTGATAAAGATGATTTTAATAAACTTGTAAGTTTTTCTAATAAGCAAGAAAAGCAAGATGCTATTTTAATTATTGAAAAAACTTTTGCTCCGTTTGAGTTTGATATTTATTTAATTAATGCATTAAAAATTTTAGTAGAAAATCAATTGTTTATAAATACAAGAATGATTTTAAAAGCCTTGTATAAAAAACTACTTGATTATAAAAACATAGTTTTAGGTGTTGTTTATTCTACTGAAAAATTAACAAAAACTCAACTATCAGCTATTAAAAAGAAAATTTCAAATAAAGTTAATAAAAAAGTCGAACTAGTTAATAAAATTGATCCAACATTAATTGGTGGAATAAAAGTTAATGTTCAAGGAAAAGTTTTTGATGGTTCTATAAAAGCTAAATTAGAAGCTCTTAAAAAACAAATGAATACATAA
- the atpG gene encoding ATP synthase F1 subunit gamma, whose amino-acid sequence MPNLSGLKTEISSVRNISKITNAMQLVASAKLRKISKKVIDTHNYVSEVYSLFNDIIRQTDKSVFLKESNFKANKTLWVVINSNLGLCGGYNSNVNKLVLQNLKLEDEIFAIGSKAVSFFRSKKIKIKNQITDIDINFTNKKARSISNDLLDMYINHEFDEIKIVYTKFINNVTFEPAIIRIFPIIKLENNFKHSQSLVFEPDAEQILSSTILIYINAIIYGTIIESQVSEQASRRTAMENATNNGKNLEQTLSLKYNRQRQGAITQEISEIVSGANNKS is encoded by the coding sequence ATGCCAAATTTGAGTGGATTAAAAACAGAGATTTCATCTGTTAGAAATATTTCAAAAATTACTAATGCAATGCAACTTGTTGCTTCTGCTAAATTAAGAAAAATTAGTAAAAAAGTAATTGATACTCATAATTATGTTAGTGAAGTATATTCTTTATTTAATGATATTATCAGACAAACTGATAAATCTGTTTTTTTAAAAGAAAGTAATTTTAAAGCAAATAAAACTTTGTGAGTAGTTATTAATTCTAATTTAGGTTTGTGCGGCGGTTATAATTCAAATGTTAATAAATTAGTTTTACAAAATCTAAAATTAGAAGATGAAATTTTTGCTATTGGTTCTAAAGCTGTATCTTTTTTTAGATCTAAAAAAATTAAAATTAAAAATCAAATTACTGATATTGATATTAATTTTACAAATAAAAAAGCTAGATCAATTAGTAATGATCTATTAGATATGTATATAAATCATGAATTTGATGAAATCAAGATTGTTTATACTAAATTTATTAATAATGTAACTTTTGAACCAGCTATAATTAGAATTTTTCCAATTATTAAATTAGAAAATAATTTTAAGCACTCACAAAGTCTAGTATTTGAACCTGACGCTGAACAAATTTTAAGTAGCACAATTCTAATTTATATTAATGCAATTATTTATGGAACTATTATAGAGTCACAAGTTAGTGAACAAGCTTCAAGAAGAACCGCTATGGAAAATGCAACAAATAATGGTAAAAATCTTGAACAAACTTTAAGTTTAAAATATAACAGACAACGTCAAGGTGCTATTACTCAAGAAATTAGTGAAATTGTTTCTGGAGCTAATAATAAATCTTAG
- the atpF gene encoding F0F1 ATP synthase subunit B — translation MLSVGFNIAINATTQGVPKIIESLFPNLPNFIAHLLATIVLVIVLAKLVYKPYKQMIEKQRQKITEVLSDAIEKQTQANIKIKQANSLLEEAKTESVSIINTARVDAEIQKNKIIDNANLQAKNIQSYAQNSIKQEKIKAQLEIKNTIVNLAINSAEKILSKEIDKNTNKKLIEEFIKDLD, via the coding sequence GTGTTATCTGTAGGTTTTAATATAGCGATTAACGCAACAACTCAAGGTGTGCCAAAAATTATTGAATCGCTATTTCCTAATTTACCAAATTTTATAGCTCATTTATTAGCAACTATTGTTTTAGTTATTGTTTTAGCAAAATTAGTTTATAAACCATATAAGCAAATGATTGAAAAACAAAGACAAAAAATTACTGAAGTTTTAAGTGATGCTATTGAAAAACAAACGCAAGCAAACATTAAAATAAAACAAGCAAATTCATTACTAGAAGAAGCTAAAACCGAATCAGTATCAATTATTAACACAGCTAGAGTAGATGCTGAAATTCAAAAAAATAAAATTATTGATAATGCTAATTTACAAGCAAAAAATATTCAGTCATATGCTCAAAATTCTATTAAACAAGAAAAAATTAAAGCACAATTAGAAATTAAAAATACTATAGTTAATTTAGCAATCAATTCAGCTGAAAAAATTTTAAGTAAAGAAATTGATAAAAATACAAACAAAAAACTTATTGAAGAGTTTATTAAAGATTTAGATTAG
- a CDS encoding ATP synthase subunit C: protein MLHTAFISNILANYLGAMSVILPNILTVTGDIKYIGAGLASVGILGTGVGQGLIGQGACLAIGRNPEMASKVTSTMIVSAGISESGAIYSLVIAILLIFVV, encoded by the coding sequence ATGTTACATACAGCATTTATTTCAAATATTTTAGCTAATTATTTAGGGGCAATGTCAGTAATTTTACCAAACATTTTAACTGTAACTGGTGATATTAAATATATTGGTGCTGGACTAGCTTCTGTTGGAATTTTAGGAACTGGAGTTGGGCAAGGTTTAATTGGACAAGGAGCTTGTTTAGCAATTGGACGTAATCCTGAAATGGCTTCAAAAGTAACTTCAACAATGATAGTTTCTGCTGGTATTTCTGAATCTGGAGCAATTTATTCATTAGTTATTGCTATTTTATTAATTTTTGTTGTTTAG
- the atpD gene encoding F0F1 ATP synthase subunit beta: protein MVSSKKTIDKNKTQVIGKIIQVLGPVVDVKFSENNIPKIYDALVVDNNGKKLVLEVEQNIGDEIVRTIAMGPTEGLRRGLDVINTNSPITAPVGNEVLGRMFNVLGDPIDEKPDLDVKRLPIHRDAPIYEELVTTTEILETGIKVIDLMIPFTKGGKVGLFGGAGVGKTILIQELINNIAKAHNGVSVFAGVGERTREGNDLYHEFIEAGVLNKTCLVFGQMNEPPGARMRVALTGLTIAEYFRDKKNMDVLLFIDNIFRFTQAGSEVSALLGRMPSAVGYQPTLSTEMGSLQERITSTKNGSITSVQAVYVPADDLTDPAPATTFTHLDARIVLDRSIASLGIYPAVDPLASSSRVLDPEIVGQEHYDIALKVQITLQKYQELQSIIAILGMDELSEEDKLIVQRARKIRNFLSQSFFVGEKFTGRPGVFVKVSDTVRSFKSILNGEVDHVPETYFLYSSTIDNVIEKYNKDKDK, encoded by the coding sequence ATGGTATCTAGTAAAAAAACAATAGATAAAAACAAAACTCAAGTTATTGGTAAAATTATTCAAGTATTAGGCCCAGTTGTTGATGTTAAGTTTTCAGAAAATAATATACCAAAAATTTATGATGCATTAGTTGTTGATAATAATGGCAAAAAATTAGTTCTTGAAGTTGAACAAAATATTGGAGATGAAATAGTTAGAACTATTGCAATGGGTCCAACTGAAGGGCTAAGAAGAGGATTAGATGTTATTAATACTAACTCTCCAATTACAGCTCCAGTTGGAAATGAAGTTTTAGGTCGTATGTTTAATGTTTTAGGTGATCCAATTGATGAAAAACCAGATTTAGATGTTAAAAGATTGCCAATTCATAGAGATGCTCCAATTTATGAAGAACTAGTTACAACAACTGAAATTCTAGAAACTGGAATTAAAGTTATTGATTTAATGATTCCATTTACAAAGGGTGGAAAAGTTGGATTATTTGGTGGAGCTGGAGTTGGTAAAACTATTTTAATTCAAGAATTGATTAATAATATTGCAAAAGCTCATAATGGGGTTTCAGTTTTTGCTGGAGTTGGTGAGAGAACTAGAGAAGGAAATGATTTATATCACGAATTCATTGAAGCTGGAGTTTTAAATAAAACTTGTTTAGTATTTGGACAAATGAATGAGCCACCAGGAGCTAGAATGCGTGTTGCTTTAACTGGTTTGACTATTGCTGAATATTTTAGAGATAAAAAAAATATGGATGTTTTATTATTCATTGATAATATTTTTAGATTTACTCAAGCAGGTTCAGAAGTTTCAGCTTTGTTAGGACGTATGCCTTCAGCTGTTGGATATCAACCAACTTTATCAACTGAAATGGGTTCACTACAAGAACGTATTACTTCAACAAAAAATGGATCAATTACTTCAGTTCAAGCGGTTTATGTTCCTGCTGATGATCTAACAGATCCAGCACCAGCTACTACTTTTACTCACTTAGATGCACGTATTGTTTTAGATAGATCTATTGCTAGTTTGGGAATTTATCCAGCAGTTGATCCACTTGCTTCTTCATCTCGTGTTTTAGATCCAGAAATTGTTGGACAAGAACACTATGATATTGCTTTAAAAGTACAAATTACTTTGCAAAAATATCAAGAATTACAATCAATTATTGCAATTTTAGGTATGGATGAATTAAGTGAAGAAGATAAGTTAATTGTTCAAAGAGCAAGAAAAATTAGAAATTTCTTATCACAATCATTTTTTGTTGGTGAAAAATTTACAGGAAGACCTGGAGTTTTTGTTAAAGTAAGTGACACTGTTAGATCATTTAAATCTATTTTAAATGGTGAAGTTGATCATGTTCCTGAAACTTATTTCTTATATTCTTCAACTATTGATAATGTTATTGAAAAATATAACAAAGACAAAGATAAATAA
- the rpiB gene encoding ribose 5-phosphate isomerase B, with amino-acid sequence MSNRIYIGNDHSAVEMKQAIVNHLKSKNYEVIDLGNNDGKSCNYAKIGQTVAEYVVKDTNSRGIVICGTGIGISIAANKVKNARAALVYEKETTELARIHNDANIIALGARMIAIPKAINLVDIFLNTPFEGGRHIERVDTLNEYKN; translated from the coding sequence ATGTCAAATCGAATTTATATAGGAAACGATCATAGTGCAGTTGAAATGAAACAAGCAATTGTTAATCATTTAAAATCAAAAAATTATGAAGTAATTGATCTAGGAAATAATGACGGTAAATCTTGTAATTATGCAAAAATAGGTCAAACTGTAGCTGAATATGTTGTAAAAGATACTAATAGTAGAGGTATTGTAATTTGTGGAACTGGAATTGGTATTAGTATAGCTGCTAATAAAGTTAAAAACGCAAGAGCTGCTTTAGTATATGAAAAAGAAACAACTGAATTAGCAAGAATTCATAATGATGCAAACATTATAGCACTAGGAGCTAGAATGATTGCAATACCAAAAGCTATAAATTTGGTTGATATCTTTTTAAATACACCATTTGAAGGTGGAAGACATATAGAAAGGGTTGATACATTAAATGAATACAAAAATTAA
- a CDS encoding MSC_0882 family membrane protein: protein MRDHNSSNNSKDHQNFHPNNQHHNYLDDKYYDQNQSSISSYHNHYQDNRYYYQDFRYNPNYQNQYKDDKYYYNQDFRYDQNYQQEYEQQKYYEEQSEQDSQSNNEEVKFKPDIKIKNIVKLSYLKFWILLFVFTSLIGYFAIFLISKYNNFLYDPNNIQKYSKSLHNWLYTMNKFKIWHLITIIIVLSLIWFIYVVLISTLFSNYKKYLKDMQQRTEEYQTQKLPMLYLNKPEEGMAPLLIKKMYERQIKKPYYANWFCLAVYIYTGVGAIIYSMFVMFKWGSGKLQDNEAVHRLTLKQYFTQPGQLTPYYILLGIFLGVILIHIITLLSVKYVRNALEEYWQTPILSDEKIKELEKKANRRSLIVFIILIIIAFFVLAFFFIFFKIERRKGSIFSVLKRSGK from the coding sequence ATGCGCGATCATAATTCATCTAATAATTCAAAAGATCATCAAAATTTTCATCCAAATAACCAACATCACAATTATTTAGATGACAAATACTATGATCAAAATCAAAGTTCTATTTCGAGTTATCATAATCATTATCAAGACAATAGATATTATTATCAAGATTTTAGATATAACCCAAATTATCAAAATCAATACAAAGATGATAAATATTACTATAATCAAGATTTTAGATACGATCAAAATTACCAACAAGAATATGAACAACAAAAATATTATGAAGAACAATCTGAACAAGATAGTCAGTCAAATAATGAAGAAGTAAAATTTAAACCTGATATAAAAATAAAAAATATAGTTAAATTATCTTATTTAAAGTTTTGAATTTTATTATTTGTATTTACTTCTTTAATTGGATATTTTGCTATTTTTTTAATAAGTAAATATAATAACTTTTTATATGATCCAAACAATATACAAAAATACAGTAAATCACTTCATAATTGACTATATACAATGAACAAATTTAAAATATGACATTTAATAACAATCATTATAGTTTTGAGTCTAATTTGATTTATATATGTAGTTTTAATATCAACACTATTTAGTAACTATAAAAAATATCTAAAAGATATGCAACAAAGAACAGAAGAATACCAAACACAAAAGCTACCTATGCTTTATTTAAATAAACCAGAAGAAGGTATGGCACCTTTATTAATTAAAAAAATGTATGAAAGACAAATTAAAAAGCCATACTATGCTAATTGATTTTGTTTAGCTGTATATATTTATACTGGTGTTGGTGCTATTATTTATTCAATGTTTGTAATGTTTAAATGAGGTTCAGGTAAGCTTCAAGATAATGAAGCAGTTCATAGATTAACTTTAAAACAATACTTTACTCAACCAGGTCAACTAACTCCTTACTACATTTTATTAGGAATTTTTCTTGGAGTTATTCTTATACATATAATCACATTATTATCTGTTAAATATGTAAGAAATGCTTTAGAAGAATATTGACAAACTCCTATTTTATCTGATGAAAAAATAAAAGAATTAGAAAAAAAAGCTAATCGTAGATCGCTAATTGTCTTTATTATATTAATTATAATTGCATTTTTTGTACTAGCTTTCTTCTTTATATTTTTTAAAATTGAAAGAAGAAAAGGTTCAATATTTAGTGTTTTAAAAAGATCAGGAAAGTAA
- the upp gene encoding uracil phosphoribosyltransferase, with amino-acid sequence MAFTEIKHPLIIDKLTRMRKTETSSKDFRENLSEIAQLMVYEIFRDLKLESVDIETPVSKTTGYTINQPVVLVPILRAGIGMLDGIQKLIPTARIAHIGLYRDEETLETHQYFAKTTKDIDKSYVIVVDPMLATGGSACKAIDIVKQWGAKEIKFVCLVAVEPGIKRLQEQHPDVEIYAASKDEKLNEKGYIVPGLGDAGDRIFGTK; translated from the coding sequence ATGGCATTTACAGAAATTAAACACCCATTGATTATAGATAAGCTAACTAGAATGAGAAAAACTGAAACTTCTTCAAAAGATTTTAGAGAAAACTTAAGCGAAATAGCACAATTAATGGTTTATGAAATTTTTAGAGATTTAAAACTTGAATCAGTTGACATTGAAACTCCAGTTTCAAAAACTACTGGATATACAATTAATCAACCAGTAGTCTTAGTTCCAATTTTAAGAGCAGGAATTGGAATGCTAGACGGTATTCAAAAATTAATTCCAACAGCAAGAATTGCTCATATTGGATTATATAGAGATGAAGAAACATTAGAAACTCATCAATACTTTGCAAAAACTACTAAAGATATTGATAAAAGCTATGTAATAGTAGTTGATCCAATGCTAGCAACTGGTGGAAGTGCATGTAAAGCAATAGATATTGTAAAACAATGAGGAGCTAAAGAAATTAAGTTTGTTTGTTTAGTAGCTGTAGAACCTGGTATTAAAAGACTGCAAGAACAACATCCTGATGTTGAAATTTACGCAGCTTCAAAAGATGAAAAATTAAATGAAAAAGGTTATATTGTTCCAGGGTTAGGAGATGCTGGAGATAGAATTTTTGGTACAAAATAA
- the glyA gene encoding serine hydroxymethyltransferase, which yields MNTKINSKIRESLNKELKRQQSHIELIASENYVSQAVLELNGSVLTNKYAEGYPGKRYYGGCEFIDEIESLGIQTAKELFHAEHANIQPHSGSQANDAAYKALLEPKDRVVAMGLDAGGHLTHGYPINFSGYTYDFRFYGVNKDTEQLDYQEIEQIVLEHKPKLIVAGASAYSRIIDFKKFKEIADKVGAYLMVDMAHIAGLVAAGVHPNPMEYADIVTTTTHKTLRGARGGLILCKQEFAKKVDSAVFPGSQGGPLENLIAGKTQALLEASTDEFKEYGKQIVKNTKALANVLQENGLRLVAGGSDNHLINVDIKSTLQITGKKAEKILESIGIICNKNMIPFDTEKPFYTSGIRLGTPAMTTRGFKEEEFKQVGLIIVSALKDQSEENLEKLAKQVVSLCEKFPIYQSIKY from the coding sequence ATGAATACAAAAATTAATTCAAAAATAAGAGAATCATTAAATAAAGAATTAAAAAGACAACAATCTCATATTGAATTAATAGCTTCTGAAAATTATGTTTCTCAAGCTGTTTTAGAATTAAATGGTTCTGTTTTAACTAATAAATATGCTGAAGGTTATCCTGGTAAAAGATATTATGGTGGTTGTGAGTTTATTGATGAAATTGAAAGTTTAGGAATTCAAACTGCTAAAGAATTGTTTCATGCTGAACATGCTAACATTCAACCTCATTCAGGAAGTCAAGCAAATGATGCTGCTTATAAGGCTTTATTAGAACCAAAAGACCGTGTTGTTGCTATGGGTTTAGATGCTGGTGGACATTTAACTCATGGATATCCTATTAATTTTTCTGGATATACTTATGATTTTAGATTTTATGGAGTTAATAAAGATACTGAGCAACTAGATTATCAAGAAATTGAACAAATTGTTTTAGAACATAAGCCAAAATTAATTGTAGCTGGTGCAAGTGCTTATTCTAGAATTATTGATTTTAAAAAATTTAAAGAAATTGCAGATAAAGTTGGAGCTTATTTGATGGTTGATATGGCTCATATTGCTGGACTAGTAGCTGCTGGTGTGCATCCAAATCCAATGGAATATGCAGATATTGTTACAACAACTACTCATAAAACTTTAAGAGGAGCACGTGGTGGATTAATTTTATGTAAACAAGAGTTTGCAAAAAAAGTTGATTCAGCAGTGTTTCCTGGTTCACAGGGTGGTCCTTTAGAAAATCTAATTGCTGGTAAGACCCAAGCTCTTTTAGAAGCTTCAACTGATGAATTTAAAGAATATGGAAAGCAAATTGTAAAAAATACTAAAGCTTTAGCTAATGTTTTACAAGAAAACGGCTTAAGACTTGTTGCTGGTGGTAGTGATAATCACTTGATTAATGTAGATATTAAATCTACTTTACAAATTACAGGTAAAAAAGCCGAAAAAATTTTAGAATCAATTGGAATTATTTGTAATAAAAATATGATTCCATTTGATACTGAAAAACCTTTTTATACTTCTGGAATTAGACTTGGAACTCCTGCAATGACAACTAGAGGATTTAAAGAAGAAGAATTTAAGCAAGTAGGACTAATTATTGTCAGTGCTTTAAAAGATCAATCAGAAGAGAATTTAGAAAAACTAGCAAAACAAGTTGTTAGCTTATGTGAAAAATTTCCAATATATCAAAGTATTAAATACTAA